CTGGTGCTGTCGGAGACGACGAGCCGTTTCTTGAGCGCCGGGTCGTTCTGCACCTTGGCCACCGAAGCCGCGCCGATCGGCTCCAGCGCCACCGCGTCGGCGTCCGGACCGGCGGCGGCGATCATGCGCTGGTCGACCACGGCGGTGTCCAGACCGAGCTCGAACTCGATCCGGTCCGGCAGGGCTTTGCGCACCTGGTCCGTGGTCGCGCTCCAGGAAGTGTTGCGGATCAGGACCAGCTTGGCCTTCGGATCGTAGGAATCGATCTTGTAGGGGCCGCTGGAGACGGGGTGCTGGTCGTAGTCGACGCCGGTGTCCTTGGCCTGCGGCACCGGGGAGAAGACCGGAAGCGAGACCGTGGACCCGAAATCGGCGACCGGCCGGTTCAGGTGGAACACGATGGTCTTGGTGTCCGGGACCTCGATCGACGCCAGTCCGTTCTTGTCCTTATAGGGGCCCTGATATTTGTCGCCGCCGACCAGCCACATCCGGGCGTACGGCGCACCCTCGGGCAGGATGTCCGCGAAGGAGCGCTCGACGCCGTACTTGACATCGGCGGCCGTGATCGGGGTGCCGTCCTCGTATTCGACGCCGTCCTTCAGGTGGAACGTCCAGGTCTTCGCATCGTCCGTGGGCGTCCCGAGATCCGTCGCCAGGTCCGGCACGATCTTGCCGCCGGCGCTGCCGGGTGCGGCCGCGTAGGTGGTCAGCGTCCGGTAGATCAGGCGGCTGACGTCCTCGCTGTCGGTGACGTAGTTGCGTGCCGGGTCCAGGTGCTCGAACGTGGTCGCCGCGAGGACGTGCAGCGTGCCGCCGGCCTTCGCGGCGGGCCCCGTCGGCCGCGCCGCGTCCGGCTGCGAACCGCTCCGCCCCGTTCCGCCGCTGCCGCATCCGGCGACCAGCAGCACTGTCACTGTCAACGCCGCGACAGCCCGGTTTCTCCCGGCCATGACGATCCCCTTACTG
This region of Catenulispora sp. GP43 genomic DNA includes:
- a CDS encoding ABC transporter substrate-binding protein is translated as MAGRNRAVAALTVTVLLVAGCGSGGTGRSGSQPDAARPTGPAAKAGGTLHVLAATTFEHLDPARNYVTDSEDVSRLIYRTLTTYAAAPGSAGGKIVPDLATDLGTPTDDAKTWTFHLKDGVEYEDGTPITAADVKYGVERSFADILPEGAPYARMWLVGGDKYQGPYKDKNGLASIEVPDTKTIVFHLNRPVADFGSTVSLPVFSPVPQAKDTGVDYDQHPVSSGPYKIDSYDPKAKLVLIRNTSWSATTDQVRKALPDRIEFELGLDTAVVDQRMIAAAGPDADAVALEPIGAASVAKVQNDPALKKRLVVSDSTSSRFLSLNTTHKPLNDVRVRQAVAFALDKDALRLTRGGPIAGDLATGLIPPSVAGHVPDDPYATPGGQGDPAKAKQLLTEAGFPGGIDLTLDLPGTATGKAQGEAIQESLGKAGIRVKLNEVPSSSYWSTEETVAQEHDMVIDGWTPDWTGPSTLLPIILDGRLITAQGNNNRAMYSSPEVDKRFDEIAAMGDVAAADQAYGELSKQIMADAPIVPFLWDKAAVLVGPHVAGAYGHVAYVGRLDLVSLGLS